AGAAATCTCTCCTTTGTGACCTGCATATCTTTATCTAAAGTTATAGTAGTACTATCAAGAAGAACCACGCCAGATGCATTTGGATATTCTCTCGCTTCAGATAAATTCGGGAAGATTGTCGCTAACAAAAAAACAATCAAAATATACTTTTTCATAATATCACCTCTTATTTAATTTTATTTGGAGTGCTTGCCTTTGCGTAGCTTCGGCGAAGCGAGGCGAAAATGACTCCCCGATCCATCGGGACTCCGTCTCGGAGCTGGCGGAGAACTTTTCGCTTTGCTGATACGCTGAAAGTTCGTTCCGACAAGTCGGAACTCGTTTCAGCACTCCTCTTTTTATCTGCTATTGGATTTTTTTAAGAATTATTTCCTGGCCGCTCTTCTGTGCCATCTCATCAAAAATGGATTTCATCCTTTTATATTGTTCTGGTGAAAAAACGAATTCATTCATAACTGACTCGGAATAATGTAAAATATAATCATCTTTGAATTCATAATTATTTTCTACCTTGAAAAAATCCACATTTTTTTCAAAATTTTCAGGAAGTGCTTCTATATCATATCCTTCAGGAATGTAAATCTTTTCTTCTGCTATCGCTTTAATGGTTGTATATAGATAGAGAGGATATTTTCTCTCGTCTAATGCGAATGGATTTCCTCCTCCACCAAATGATATATTACCTGCACCCCCGCCAGACAGAGGAGCTTTGAAGGAAAAAGTGTCTCCTAAATTTAAGCCATAGTTTTCAGCACTAAAAATCAATGTTATTTCTAACGGTTGATAAAGGTCTTTTGGGTCACTGTAATAGAAGGTATCAATAACTGCACCTGTTACCATACTTGCTGCTATTGATTGAAATGTCTGGTTCAATTGCTCGGGTGGAAGCATAGTAAGTATACTCCTAAAGGACATATCCATAAGACCTGATAACTTCCATGTCATGATTTCATTCAGATTTCCATTTTCATCTAAGTGCCCTTCTGCTTCCATAGAAAAGAAGTTTTTCTCTGCCGGTACTTTTGGAGTATATTCCAAATCCTCACCATCTTCGTCACAAACTAATACAGCCTTTTCTTGTTCAATTGATAATAAGAATTCTCTTGTATTTTCTGCAGTCGGGTCAATGTATAGAAAACTGCCATCTTTTTCTCTAACTGCTGTTATGGCGTGATTGAACTGGTCAACTGGAATATCCCTTTCAATATTTAGCATTGGGTTAGTTAATACTGTATAGGCATCAAATCCTGCTTTTCTTAGCATTGCTGCAAGAAGACAAGCTTTATCTCTGCATACACCATATTTATCTCTAAATGTCTTTGTTGCTGGAAACGGCTCGTAACCACCTTTTTTACCTGACATCTTGGTTCCGACATATCTGTTATTTTGGGAAACATAGTAATACAACGCTTTGATGCTATCCTCTCGCGTTTTTTGTCTAACAAGCAAACTGTCTATTACTGCATTCATTGTATCATTTGTGGCAAACTTATCCTTGCAGAGATTCCAATACCACTTTGACCACACCTTCCAAGAAGGAACAGAAGTAACGAGGAGTTTTTTACAAACATCAGGAATTGGCGGCATCATTGGTTCTTTAACTATGCCTGGAACATTTTGAACAGACCATTTGTAAATGATTTTATCTTTCTTTTCACCCTTCTGAAATTTTACTGTCTGGCCTTCATCATTCTTTACTTTCCAGTTTAAAAGAATTGGTGAAGCTACTGAATAGACTTTTCGGATTATTGGATTATTCCCTTCAAAAAGAATATAAGCATCAAAATTATCCTCCATAGGTGGACTCTGCATTTTGTCTTTTACTGTAAACTCAACGGACGAGCCTTCTTCAACATTAGGAAAAATAATCTTTTTCATTCTAACATTTGGCAGGAAAAACTTACCAAAAGCTGGAATTTTCACATCTTTAATGTCTTCCTTTGGAACATTCATAACCTTTCCATCAGGAGAAATCACTCTTGCTATTTCTACAATTACTGTATCATATAAGGTGAAATAGCCAAAGGTCGCTTCTGAATACCAAGCTTTCCCTTTCATTGTCAGGATTTTGACAAGTTTGTGCTGTGTTGATACATACTTGCCAGATGGTTCAAGGTCTATCCCAGTGCTGTCAATTACTACAACCGCGTTGGCGG
The Candidatus Cloacimonadota bacterium genome window above contains:
- a CDS encoding DUF3857 and transglutaminase domain-containing protein, with protein sequence MKKILLLLAISVLALSCAKRINYSFLQNINKEGYETANAVVVIDSTGIDLEPSGKYVSTQHKLVKILTMKGKAWYSEATFGYFTLYDTVIVEIARVISPDGKVMNVPKEDIKDVKIPAFGKFFLPNVRMKKIIFPNVEEGSSVEFTVKDKMQSPPMEDNFDAYILFEGNNPIIRKVYSVASPILLNWKVKNDEGQTVKFQKGEKKDKIIYKWSVQNVPGIVKEPMMPPIPDVCKKLLVTSVPSWKVWSKWYWNLCKDKFATNDTMNAVIDSLLVRQKTREDSIKALYYYVSQNNRYVGTKMSGKKGGYEPFPATKTFRDKYGVCRDKACLLAAMLRKAGFDAYTVLTNPMLNIERDIPVDQFNHAITAVREKDGSFLYIDPTAENTREFLLSIEQEKAVLVCDEDGEDLEYTPKVPAEKNFFSMEAEGHLDENGNLNEIMTWKLSGLMDMSFRSILTMLPPEQLNQTFQSIAASMVTGAVIDTFYYSDPKDLYQPLEITLIFSAENYGLNLGDTFSFKAPLSGGGAGNISFGGGGNPFALDERKYPLYLYTTIKAIAEEKIYIPEGYDIEALPENFEKNVDFFKVENNYEFKDDYILHYSESVMNEFVFSPEQYKRMKSIFDEMAQKSGQEIILKKIQ